Genomic DNA from Rhodothermales bacterium:
GGCTCGACTACACGCACCAAACCGGCAATGAAACGCGCATCTATAGCCAGCGCATGGTGCAGGCGCCGGTAGATCTGTCCGAGTTTACCGGTGCGATGCCGCTGGCGTCCGCACCGATCGCCGGAGACGTGATTTCCTGGCGGGTCCGATTGCGCGATGTGGATGGCAACGAGGCCGAGTATCCTTCCGCGGGCGCGCCGCCCAACATCATCAACGTGCGCCTGGCCCTGCGAAGCGACCTGACGGAGTCGGCCGTGGCCTCGGGGGGGTGGCGTCGATCGCAGTCCGGCGTCTGGAACTACTCAGGGTCGGAGTCGGGTGCCCTGGTGTTTAGTCCGATTACCATCGCCGTGAATCAAATTGACTCGTCGTTCCGACTGGAGCACGAGTACAGTCTGAGTCCAGGGTCTCCCGGCGTGATTGAAGTTTCCCGGGACGGAGGCAGTTCCTGGGCGATGGCCGAACCGGTGGGTGGCTACCCGGGCGCCGACGCGTGGATTAGTTCGGCTTCCAGGAGAGTGGATGTGCTGGATCTCAGTCTCATGGCAGGGGAAATCATTCAACTCCGGTTGCGTGTCCTCACTCCGGAGAACCTGACCGGGTCAGAGCCTGTCGGGGGCAGCGGGAACGCGTGGCTGGTCTACGCAGCCGAGGTGGTGCAGGAAACGGTGGACGAGGTCTTTGAATTGCCGGGAGAGACCGTGCTCAACGCCAACTTCCCGGATCCCTTCAACGGCTCGACGACACTGAGTTTTTCGATCCCGACGGCAGGGCCAGTTCGCTTGACCGCGCACGACATGCTGGGTCGCCACATCGCCACCCTGGTGGATGATACCCGCGATGCAGGATCGCATTCGGTGATGCTCGACGCTTCCACCTGGGCATCGGGTGTGTATCTGGTTCGCCTTGATACCGGGACGGAGGTCAAGTTCGAACTGATCACACTCGCGCGATAGGTGCCTGAGGGTTCGTGCTCTCGTTCTCGTGCAGCACGCGCTGGCCTCCGCCGCCGAGACTCGCAGCCGGCATTGCTTCCGGAAGCGTGTTTTCCGGGCGAATCGAAACATTTGCGAGGAGCAGTCCCTATAACTAGTTGTTGTGCAACTAGTTAAGGGGTAGCCTACATGGCCCTATACAGCCACCAGGAAGCGACACTCGCAGATCTCAACGGATCCGGGTATTTGTTCAGAAAACGGAGCCCACTCGGTGACGAGTACAAAGGGGTTTTCTTTGGACCGGAAGGCGAGGCGGAAACGCTCGAGGCGCTGGTGGAGGATGAACCCGTGACGTTTAGCGGGGTGCTGTACAAGAAGAACCGATCCGGCAAGGTGACTTCCGAGCAGGTGGAGCTTAGCGTCGACGTGACCAGCTTCCGCGAAGTCTCCCTCGGAGACCGCGCACTGATTGAGGCGATCGACGTCTGATCGCACCCGACGCATTCAGAACAGAAAAAGGCCCGCTCTCGAGCGGGCCTTTTCTGTTTGGTGTCGCCGCGTGCGCGGCGATGTGAGGCTTCCGGGACTACGCTTCGCCACTGTCCCAGGTCAGAATGTCCTGTTCTGTCTTCTCGCGCGTCGCCCACTCCTCGGCATTCGGCAGTGGGTCCGCCTTTTCGGTAATGTTCTTGCCCAGGGCCTGCCATTGCTCGGCGAGGTAGGTGTTCCACTCCGCGTAATGCGACAGCTCTTCGGGGAGCTCATCGTCCGCGTAGATGGCCTCAACCGGACATACCGGAACGCAAGCGTTGCAGTCGATGCACTCGTCGGGGTGAATGGCCAAAAAGTTGGGACCCTCGTAGAAACAGTCTACGGGGCAGACCTCCACACAATCGGTGTGCTTGCAGTTGATGCAGGCCTCGGTAACGACGTAGGGCATTGCTGGCTGAAAAAGTTGGCCCGGAAGATACCCGCGCGGTCTACCGCGGACAAGGTGCGTTGCGTGTGCGCGGATGGACGCTGCGACGGGAGGCCGTCTGCCGCGACCACTATTTTCGGCCGATGTCACGGGATCTGAAAGCCCCCCGGGGCCGTCTTCCGGGTAGCTTCATCACTCATGTCGTCTGAAGAGGTCTATACCGCAGTAGCTGCCGGAGACTGGGCGGGTGCGCTGCACGCAGCGCACGCCGACCGCTCCGACAGCGCCGTCAGTGTCGAAGCCCGGCGCGTGCTGGTCGACTCCCTGCTGGGAGCCCTCGCGGGCGAGGGCCCCCAGCCGGGAGACGACCACCTGGAAAAGGCGCTGCTCATGCAGCACGCCGGCTACCTGGACGTTTCCGGCTCGGGCCTGGATCTGATCGCAGAAACCCTGGTGAACCGAAATCGCACCTTGCCTGAACGCGCAGCCCGGTACGCGCGCTTTCGGCCGGAGGCGGAAGCCTGCCGGGCCGTGCTGGCCCAGTTCGGTTCGCGGGACCGCGTTGACGCCTCCACCGAGGCTGGACGCATAACTGACGTGACCGGGGCTCCCAGAGCAGGGCTGCGATCCGTCTTCCGGTCTTCGCAGGAGCGGGTGCTGTTCCAGGCGGCGCGGCGTGTGTTTCCGGGATGTCTCGTGGTCCCCAACGCAGCACTGTCCAGTGCTCTGGACTTCAATCAAATCCGCGGCATGCTGTCCCGCGAGGAGAGCGAAACGTTTTTCCGCGCGCTCGTAGACCTGATTGTGTTCAACCCCTCCCACGACTTCCGGGCCGAGCTTTTTCTTGAGCTGGACAGCCCGTGGCATGACGATCCGCACCGCGGACAACGGGACAACGCCAAGGAACGCATGATTGCCCTTGCCGGGGGCCACCTGGTTCG
This window encodes:
- a CDS encoding ferredoxin family protein, producing MPYVVTEACINCKHTDCVEVCPVDCFYEGPNFLAIHPDECIDCNACVPVCPVEAIYADDELPEELSHYAEWNTYLAEQWQALGKNITEKADPLPNAEEWATREKTEQDILTWDSGEA